Proteins from a genomic interval of Zingiber officinale cultivar Zhangliang chromosome 2A, Zo_v1.1, whole genome shotgun sequence:
- the LOC122044467 gene encoding ocs element-binding factor 1-like, whose amino-acid sequence MSSPEQRLDLGSRLSPAVSLGGAAAAADWMRKQKRKLSNRESARRSRMRKQQHLQDVATQAADLARHNAEMAAQVEALSQHHRRLEAENGELRAQAAELAERLWSLSGVLRLVAVDAQGMWQRHREALPAAAAVPFMGDGVGSAS is encoded by the coding sequence GCCCGCAGTCAGTCTCGgcggcgccgccgccgccgcagacTGGATGAGGAAGCAGAAGCGGAAGCTGTCGAACAGGGAATCCGCGCGGAGGTCGAGGATGAGGAAGCAGCAGCACCTGCAAGACGTGGCGACCCAGGCGGCGGACCTGGCGAGGCACAACGCCGAGATGGCGGCGCAGGTAGAGGCGCTGAGCCAGCATCACCGGCGACTGGAGGCGGAGAACGGCGAACTCCGAGCGCAGGCGGCGGAGCTGGCGGAGAGGCTGTGGTCGCTATCCGGGGTGCTCCGCCTGGTGGCCGTGGACGCGCAGGGGATGTGGCAGCGCCACCGGGAGGCCTTGCCCGCCGCTGCGGCTGTTCCGTTCATGGGTGACGGCGTTGGATCGGCTTCATAA